GgaacaactaggaggagagatagaATGGGGGTAGGGgaacaactaggaggagagagaatgggggtAGGGGAACAActagggagagagaatggggttAGGgaacaactaggaggagagagaatgggggtAGAGgaacaactaggaggagagatagaATGGGGGTAGGgaacaactaggaggagagatagaATGGGGGGTAGAGgaacaactaggaggagagatagaATGGGGGGTAGGGgaacaactaggaggagagagaatggggggTAGGGgaacaactaggaggagagagaatggggggTAGGGgaacaactaggaggagagagaatggggggTAGGGgaacaactaggaggagagacagaatggggGTAGGGGAACAACTCGGAGGAGAGATAGAATGGGGGGTAGCGgaacaactaggaggagagatagaATGGAGGTAGAGGAACAACTTTAGGAACAGACAGAATGGGGGGTTGAAAGCATGTTGTCGCTGCAGCTTAGCCCAACATCTTTGTGGCACGCTGGTTGGCCTCGTCAATCCTGGTCTTGTTGGAATCAgcctgaggagagagggagacgtttGGGATGATGTGAAATGATACAAGCAATATCAATTGTAAGTAGACTGTCAACTCAGCACATGGCTGACCATCTCTGACACTGAAAATGTATTGATTGTCATCGTTATGATCGGGCACCTTGTCCATGATCCTGTCGATCTGCCGGTTCTGGGTGTCGATCTCGTTGCCCATGTCCAGGGCCATGTGACGCAGGTTACCGATGATACCGCCCACCTGCTCCAGGTTCTCATCCATCTCATTCTCCCGGGCGTCTTCAGTTACCCTGGAAACGCACATTGGATAGTCCATAAAACTGTCAGTAGATTTCGGCGTGGCAGAGGGAGTCCATatgcacacgtgcacacacgtgcacaccaACTCCTCACCTGCGGATGAACCCTCCACTGATGGCCATCTGTTCACGTTCGTCCACCACACGGGCCCCTGGCTGACTGTTAACCACTCCATCCTGGTTGGCCCCCCACGCCTGCCCTCCCCCCTTTATCCTGCAGGGACACATACCAGtcaggaggggggaggggagggggagggggggggtggaaACTTTCATTTGATGTAATAGATCCATTATACGACACAAGTAATGTGTAATGACAGCACAGCagcacaacaacacagcatgccAATGGTAGATATCTATCTccctatctatatatctatctaaggttcatatatacagtggggcaaaaaagtatttagtcagccaccaattgtgcaatttctcccacttaaaaagatgagagaggcctgtaattttcatcataggtacacttcaactatgacagacacaatgagggaaaaaaatcctgaaaatcacattgtaggatttttaatgaatttatttgcaaattatggttgaaaataaatatttggtcattaacaaaagtttatctcaatactttgttatataccctttgttggcaatgacagaggtcaaacgttttctgtaagtcttcacaaggttttcacacactgttgctgatattttggcccattcctccatgcagatctcctctagagcagtgatggtttggggctgttgctgggcaacacagactttcaactccctccaaagattttctatggggttgagatctggagactggctaggccactccaggactttgaaatgcttcttacgaagccactccttcgttgccccgGCGGTGTGTttaggatcattgtcatgctgaaagacccagccacgtttcatcttcaatgcccttgctgatggtaggctttgttactttggtcccagctctctgcaggtcattcactaggtccccccgtgtggttctgggatttttgctcaccgttcttgtgataattttgaccccacaggatgagatcttgcgtggagccccagatcgagggagattatcagtggtcttgtatgtcttccatttcctaataattgctcccacagttgatttcttcaaaccaagctgcttacctattgcagattcagtcttcctagcctggtgcaggtctacaattttgtttctggtgtccttgacagctctttggtcttggccatagtggagtttggactgtgactgtttgaggttgtggacaggtgtcttttatactgataacaagttcaaacaggtgccattaatacaggtaacgagtggaggacagagaagcctcttaaagaagaagttacaggtctgtgagagccagaaatcttgcttgtttgtaggtgaccaaatacttattttccaccataatttgcgaataaattcattaaaattcctacaatgtgattttctggatttttttctcattctgtctgtcatagttgaagtgtacctatgatgaaaattacaggcctctctcatctttttaagtgggagaacttgcacaattggtggctgactaaatacttttttgccccactgtatgttttaTGTTATACAGTATATGTTAGATCTATCAATCAATAATTGATCCAAGTACTGATCAGTTCAGTTGTAGTGTATTTACTGTCTAAGTGGTGGATAGAAAGTGGTCCTTTATAGACCTGTAGATAGAAGAGACGGACACTAACAGGACATAAAggagacaacacagacagaagccggcggacagacagggagacaggaggacaAACACGCAGTAATGTGTGTAAAGGACACAATTATACTGAGTGCAAGAAACTCAGTATAATTgcaaaaaacattaggaacacttgctctttccatgtcatagactgaccaggtgaatcccggtgaaagctacgatcccttattgatgtctcttattaaatccacttcaatcagtgtagatgaaggggaggagacaggtggttaaagaaggatttttaagccttgagacaagtgagacatggattgtgtatgtgtgccattcagagggagaatgggcaagacaaaatatttaagtgcttttgaacggggtccggtagtaggtgccagtcgCACCAgtttgagtcaagaactgcaacgctgctgggtttttccacgctcaacatttttgtgtgtgtatcaagaatggtccatcacccaaaggacatctagccaactggacacaactgtgggaagcactggagtcaacatggaccagcgtccctgtggaacgctttcaacaccttgtacagtccatggccccgatgaattgaggctgttctgaggacaaaagggggCATCTGAATGTATACTCagcgtagacagacagacaggaggacagacaccCTCTGGTTTTAGAGGGAAAATGTGATATGGTAAAGAACAGAAGAAGAGCACCATTCTAGGAAGTCCAGTTCGGTTGAACCTTATAGACATGTTTAACTACAGCACGTAATAATAGCTTTGaaagaacgccgcagcccgtctggtgttcaaccttcccaagttctctcacgtcaccccgctcctccgctctctccactggcttccagttgaagctcgcatccgctacaagaccatggtgcttgcctacggagctgtgaggggaacggcacctcagtacctccaggctctgatcaggccctacacccaaacaagggcactgcgttcatccacctctggcctgctcgcctccctaccactgaggaagtacagttcccgctcagcccagtcaaaactgttcgctgctctggccccccaatggtggaacaaactccctcacgacgccaggacagcggagtcaatcaccaccttccggagacacctgaaaccccacctcttcaaggaatacctaggatagggtaagtaatccttctcaccccctaaaagatttagatgcactattgtaagtggctgttccactggatgtcataaggtgtatgcaccaacttgtaagtcgctctggataagagcgtctgctaaattacttaaatgtaaatgtaaatgaaatacAACTTTTGTGGGCTTCTAGATACTAGCGAGCAACACAAACAAATTTCACGCGAAATAACGTTAACTCAACATCCTGAAATGCATCCAGTTCCTTCTATTTCAACACACACATGAATCATGCACAACAACGTCGATCCGAGACCTATCATGTCAGGTACTACTTCTGAATTAATTATTTGAACACTTTACTTGAGAGGAAATCTTTAAATGTAAAGTTCAAGTTAGGTGCACAAATCTCAAAACAGACATTTTGACTGTTAGTTTGATTACAGTTTTTCCTCAAATCACGCCCAAGTAATTTTGGGATCTGTGTTGAAACATATCTAGTTTAAAGACCCTCGCTCACTTCGGACTCGTTGTGGAGTTTGATCTGTAGCCATTTCCTGTAATGATTGTGTTTTCGCTATCCATTGTAACTAATATTGTGTTTGTAGGCCTATATGTTGTAACCTAATTGAATCTATAACCGTATGTTATCCATTCATGCTTTTTTTATATGTACTATTGATGTTTGTAGACCGACGAGCAAAATCATGAAACAGTCAGCCAAGATTACAAACACCTGTGTCCTTCGAAACCCTATTTAAAACCTATATAAACCCTATTTAAAACCTATATAAACCCTATTTAAaacctatataaaccctatataaaccctatataaaACCTATATAAACCTTATATAAACCCTACATAAACCCCTATATAAACCTATATAAACCCAATTTAAaacctatataaaccctatataaccctatataaaccctatataaaccctatataaaGCCTATATAAACCTATATAAACCCTATTTAAACCCCTATATAAACCTATATAAACCATATATAAACCCTAAATAACCatatataaaccctatataaaACTATATAAACCCGATATAAACCCTATATGAACCCCTATATAaacctatataaaccctatataaaccctatttaaaacctatataaccctatataaaccctatataaaACCTATATAAAACCCTATATAAACCTATATAAAACCCTATATAAACCTATATAAaaccctatataaaccctatataaacctatataaaccctatataaacCCTACATAAACCCTATTTAAaacctatataaaccctatacaaccatatataaaccctatataaaACCTATATAAACCTAAATAAACCCTATTTaaaatctatatataatctatataaacccctatataaaacctatatataatctatataaaaCCTATATAAAACCTATATAAaatctatataatctatataaaaCCTATATAAACCCTAGATAAACCCTACATAAACCCCTATATAAACCCAATTTAAaacctatataaaccctatataaccctatataaaccctatataaaccctatataaaccctatataaacCTATATAAACCCTATTTAAACCCCTATATAAACCTATATAAACCatatataaaccctatataaccatatataaaccctatataaccatatataaaccctatataaaACTATATAAACCCGATATAAACCCTATATGAACCCCTATATAaacctatataaaccctatataaaccctatttaaaacctatataaccctatattacatttacatttacatttaagtcatttagcagacgctcttatccagagcgacttacaaattggtgcatacaccttatgacccTATATAAAACCTATATAAAACCCTATATAAACCTATATAAAACCCTATATAAACCTATATAAaaccctatataaaccctatataaacctatataaaccctatataaaccctatataaacCCTACATAAACCCTATTTAAaacctatataaaccctatacaaccatatataaaccctatataaaACCTATATAAACCTAAATAAACCCTATTTaaaatctatatataatctatataaacccctatataaaacctatatataatctatataaaacatatataaaaCCTATATAAAATCTATATAAAACcctatataatctatataaaaCCTATATAAAACCTATATAAACCctgtataaaccctatataaaccctatataaaactatataaacccctatataaaaccctatataaaccctatataaaccctatataaacCCCTATATAAAACCTATATAAACCCTATTTAAACCCTATTTAAACCCTATATAAACCCCTATATAAACCTATATAAACCCTATTTAAaacctatataaaccctatataaccctatataaACCCGATATAAaacctatataaaccctatataaaccctatataaacctatataaaccctatttaaaacctatataaaccctatataaccctatataaaccctatataaaGTCTATATAAACCttatataaaccctatataaaccttatataaaccctatataaaccctatataaacccctatataaacctatataaaccctatttaaacctatataaaccctatataaaccctatataaccctatataaACCCTACATAAACCCCTTTATGAACCTATATAAACCCTATTTAAAACCTATGTAAACACTATATaaccctatataaaccctatataaaccctatataaaccctatataaacccctatataaacctatataaaccctatataaacCCGATATAAACCCTATTTAAaacctatataaaccctatataaccctatataaaccctatataaaACCTATATAAAACCCTATATAAACCTATATAAAACCCTATATGAACCTATATAAACCTATATAAaaccctatataaaccctatataaaccctatataaaccctatataacactatataagcCCTATATAAAACCTATATAaacctatataaaccctatataaaACCTATTTAAAACATATATAAAAcgtatataaaccctatatataagccctatataaaccctatataaacctatataaaaccctatataaaccctatataaactctatataaaccctatataaacccatataaaaccctatatataagccctatataaaccctatataaacctatataaaaccctatataaaccctatataaacctatataaaaccctatataaacatatataaaaccctatataaaccctatataaatcttatataaaccctatataaaacatatataaaacttatataaaccctatataaaACCCTATATAAAACCCAATATAAAACCCAATATAAAACCCTATATAAAACCCTATATAAACCTATATAAAACCCTatatataaaccctatataaaACTATATAAAAACCTATATAACCCTAGATAAaaccctatataaaccctatataaaccctatataaacctatataaaaccctatataaaccctatataaatcttatataaaccctatataaaaccctatataaaccctatataaaccctatataaaACCCTATATAAAatctatataaaccctatataaaccctatataaaccctatataaaATCTATATAAAAAAACCTATATAAAACCTATATAAAACCCTATATAAgccctatataaaccctatatatAACCTATATAAAACCCTATATAAAACCTATATAAACCCTGTATAAAACCCTATATAAaaccctatataaaccctatataaaACCCTATATAAAACCTATATAAAACCATATATATAACCTATATAAaaccctatataaaccctatataaacctatataaaaccctatataaaccctatataaaccttatataaaccctatataaacCCCTATATAAACCTATATAAaaccctatataaaccctatataaacCTTATATAAACCCAATATAAaaccctatataaaccctatataaaccctatataaaccctatataaacCCCTATATAATGAGGGCACGTGATAGAGAACGACGGGGGacgggggagaaggagagagagggagaacaaaggAAAGGAGACAAAAAGAGACTGTGActaaagagacagagacattgaacAGCACTACCAACCCAACACAGGCTAGATTCCAGGGCCTGTCACCACCGGTACCTACTTGGCAACACATGGACATAATTGGCCAAAGCTTTGCCTAgtcaggtagcccagtggttagagcgttgggccagtaaccgaagggttgctggatcgaatccttgagttgacaaggcagttaactcactgttccccagtaggctgtcattgtaaataagaatttgttctcaacttacttgcctagttaaataaacttAAGTGTTTTGTTCAACGAATATTAACACATTTGTTTTCATCACAAGAGAACTGTGTGCAATTGTGTTAACTTTTTCCCGTAATCAGTAAACTACTGAATAAACTGTGACCTGGATACCTGCTGAAAGAAAAACTCAGGtaggtgcgtgcgtgcgtgtgtgtgtgtgtgtgtgtgtgtgtgcgcgtgtgtgtgtgtgtgtctgccatgcATAGACAGTATGTTTGTGTATATGTACAAGCAACAGCAGTAATCAGGTCACGTTAAATCGTATTGTAGGCCTACTGCCTCATGTTGTAGCATTATGTAACATGCTGATACAAGTATGCCAAGTATGACTGTGATCATGTGAAGGAGAAAGTACAGTGGATTATCCcaacatgcatctctctctctaagtgcaGGAGGAAGCAGCATAGAAGGCCTTGGGTAAGGTCTGAAGTTCACACGCCATAGTGTTGTACTGGTCACCATGCACTCTACTTTAGGCATTAAAGCAGGCAAGtcgacaggcaggcagacaaacagacaggtagacaggcggcaggcaggcaggcagtaaggtAGGCAGGTTGCACCTACTTGTTACAGGGACACGAACAAAGACCACAGAGAGACCCTAGATTGTTCAAATTCTTTTCTGCATCCTTCATGTCCTTATTGATCTGGTCCATCCCCTCCTCGATCCGCTCCAGTTGCTCTGATTGTCAACACAAGTCATTTATCCCCACAGAGAACGAGGGCACGTGACAGAGAacgggggagaaggagagagagggagaacaaaggAAAGGAGACAAAAAGAGACTGTGActaaagagacagagacattggaCAGCACTACCAACCCAACACAGGCTAGATTCCAGGGCCTGTCACCACCGGTACCTACTTGGCAACACATGGACATAATTGGCCAAAGCTTTGCCTAgtcaggtagcccagtggttagagtgttgggccagtaaccgaagggttgctggatcgaatccttgagttgacaaggcagttaactcactgttccccagtaggctgtcattgtaaataagaatttgttctcaactgacttgcctagttaaataaaggttcaatttcaaaaaaaaatatctatatatttcTCGGCCTCCTTCAAGTCTTGATGAACCTTGTTCATGCCATCTTCAAACCAATCCAGTTGTTCTGGTAACAACAAAGGAAATGAGAGCAGTGAAATGAATCTGATTGGCTCTTGTGATGATTGAGGTCTAAGTGACAGCCTATCAAACACAACCATAATGCAATGCCTTATGGagccacactgacacactcacagccagtgcagtgagagagaaagattgtCACAGATATACAATGAAGAACACATAAAGGCTGGATTCCAAGACAAAATAACCTCCCTCATTGGGCACCTCTTctgctagtgtaacagtataattttaaaccgggcgcgaaccagggaccttctgcacacatctacaacagtcacccacgaagcatcgttacccatcgctccacgaaagccgcggcccttgcagagcaaggggaactactacttcaaggtctcagagcaagtgacgtaaccgattgaaac
This genomic stretch from Oncorhynchus keta strain PuntledgeMale-10-30-2019 chromosome 29, Oket_V2, whole genome shotgun sequence harbors:
- the LOC118373716 gene encoding synaptosomal-associated protein 25-B-like produces the protein MADEADMRNELENLQAKADQIADESLESTRRMLAMVEESKDAGIRTLVMLDEQGEQLERIEEGMDQINKDMKDAEKNLNNLGSLCGLCSCPCNKIKGGGQAWGANQDGVVNSQPGARVVDEREQMAISGGFIRRVTEDARENEMDENLEQVGGIIGNLRHMALDMGNEIDTQNRQIDRIMDKADSNKTRIDEANQRATKMLG